Proteins encoded together in one Amphiprion ocellaris isolate individual 3 ecotype Okinawa chromosome 14, ASM2253959v1, whole genome shotgun sequence window:
- the sytl2a gene encoding synaptotagmin-like protein 2 isoform X3, which produces MIDLSFLSEEEQETVLSVLKRDAELKKTEEQRVQNLQKTVSDKSQLRYLTGEWFYETKQLRHPDRIHGSDIIRASMRHTHKPLTLLELSQMLPEKSSFVSSENKEVFVPPVLCGLLQEPHVQLNMEGDHNLNDYKSLQDSAKPGLQSPTKRKNPFNSELPFKEKDNELLDGTVNQSQTPNENVSERYHLEILSPAVSSFVSAERESGKPVHLETVSEEDCPSQDDSTDWSARHSICSVDATSDTKPSHNGSSMSSSLAVSPKPKQRLIRIFRRQQDKQKEELNISKQKDPSVTQNLSKMAADVPMDKPASVKQEAKPPEKVDVRTLQLTALQNTPFKETVTSADSSTQPEATKGRNTPFSARLFNQEAFFKRENTGPKIMFARDGARQDNIAKTEVVASQCPQIISQKKNINNVSPQTEMTMDQSEDKSLSPQTVGSVLVDLSRDDGTYRANPVFIDEETCASLTGSVTESQVSEPEENIISPVLPTVAVNTQKLEQDITVPLPRQSSSTHQEGQLAKISEPEHFGKKDYTRPKIIPGVKEASSSSIIIHKPVSPQFDLRSTLDNEEMSGTETETPSYKTKSNVLKSLKVTDKGFVSQSLDRSQLRSTGGTVDVPSPCHKYQVKVDTEAQERPLSPSKSQTPGSKDKDETLRRSPLKTCHPKVLPRESSSAKRSWQEDSPLKTFSIDISPQTKATEDQQGKPTPVPRQRRSPSHAAKQTLSQDTDLSIDITYPPLPSHQSSSDSSTSPHSKKASEKNLSTFTRLARSFIPQDHQHYLGPNEKAHIPRFNQTNAESEAVYRPQSANRDLAGNQSGNPTEGSPPGMSSWAVQNKDGNSFQDAATGAWSLSRASSGSHSESSSPIMSALKQLSPRNVTSSRSLEKLASETREGRTHSNSREQMNLSVDDVSSLSPSDSTLSHPVIKTSASVPALQQNETDSDGAFDTNLGFTRKASSSMSNMSISSGLASMSSVSGSISSIYPSDFGDIEVQGSIQFAVNYIQNLGEFHIFVVLCRDLAVADNKKNCSDPYVKCYLLPDKTKLGKRKTTVKKKMLNPTYNEILRFKILMEVLKTQNLNISVWHNNTFGRNSFLDLCTDFSTFSLTSKRQ; this is translated from the exons ATGATCGACCTGAGCTTCCTgtcagaggaggagcaggagacCGTTCTGTCTGTGCTGAAAAGAGATGCTGAGCTGAAGAAGACTGAGGAGCAGCGTGTCCA GAATTTGCAGAAGACTGTGAGTGACAAAAGCCAGCTGAGGTACCTGACTGGAGAATGGTTCTATGAGACCAAGCAACTTCGCCATCCGGATCGCATCCATGGCTCCGACATCATCAGGGCGTCTATGAGGCACACACATAAACCACTAACTCTAT TGGAACTGTCACAGATGTTGCCTGAGAAGTCCAGTTTTGTcagcagtgaaaataaagaagtaTTTGTCCCACCGGTACTCTGTGGACTCCTTCAGGAACCTCATGTGCAGCTTAACATGGAGGG GGATCATAACCTGAATGATTATAAATCCCTGCAAGATTCTGCAAAACCAGGTTTACAGTCACCTACAAAG AGAAAAAATCCATTCAACAGTGAGCTTCCTTTTAAAGAAAAGGATAATGAGTTACTGGATGGAACAGTAAATCAAAGCCAGACACCAAATGAGA ATGTCTCTGAGCGTTATCATTTGGAAATACTAAGCCCTGCAGTGTCTAGCTTTGTTTCTGCTGAGCGGGAGTCAGGTAAGCCTGTACACCTGGAGACAGTGTCTGAAGAGGACTGTCCATCTCAGGATGATTCCACAGACTGGTCAGCCAGACACAGCATTTGTTCTGTTGATGCCACCTCAGATACCAAGCCCTCACATAATGGCAGTTCTATGAGTTCCTCTCTTGCTGTCTCACCAAAACCTAAACAGAGACTGATTAGAATTTTCAGAAGACAGCAGgataaacaaaaagaagagCTGAATATATCGAAACAGAAAGACCCAAGTGTCACACAGAATCTCTCCAAAATGGCTGCAGATGTGCCTATGGACAAACCTGCAAGTGTCAAACAAGAAGCTAAACCCCCTGAAAAAGTGGACGTCAGAACACTGCAACTTACAGCACTGCAGAACACTCCATTTAAAGAAACAGTGACCTCAGCAGATTCGAGCACTCAGCCGGAAGCGACAAAAGGCAGAAATACTCCATTTTCAGCGAGACTATTCAATCAGGAAGCATTCTTCAAGAGAGAAAACACTGGCCCAAAAATCATGTTTGCCAGAGATGGGGCAAGACAGGACAACATTGCCAAGACAGAAGTAGTAGCTTCACAGTGCCCTCAGATTATCTCTCAGAAGAAGAACATAAACAACGTCTCACCTCAAACGGAAATGACAATGGACCAGTCCGAAGACAAGAGTTTGTCCCCACAGACTGTCGGCAGTGTCTTAGTAGATTTATCGAGAGATGATGGCACATATAGAGCTAATCCAGTCTTCATCGATGAAGAAACATGTGCCTCTTTGACAGGCTCAGTAACAGAGTCCCAGGTTTCTGAACCAGAAGAAAATATCATCTCCCCTGTACTGCCCACTGTAGCTGTTAACACCCAAAAGCTAGAGCAAGATATTACAGTTCCCCTTCCAAGGCAGTCCAGTTCAACTCATCAGGAAGGCCAGCTAGCCAAGATCAGTGAGCCTGAGCATTTCGGGAAGAAGGACTATACTAGACCCAAGATAATCCCAGGAGTCAAGGAAGCTTCAAGCAGTTCAATAATTATACACAAACCAGTTTCCCCCCAGTTTGACCTCAGATCAACTTTAGACAATGAAGAAATGTCtgggacagagacagaaacaccCTCATACAAAACCAAGTCTAATGTCTTGAAATCATTAAAAGTGACAGACAAGGGGTTTGTCAGTCAGAGTCTAGACAGATCACAGCTTAGAAGCACTGGCGGTACGGTAGATGTACCGTCACCATGTCACAAATATCAAGTCAAGGTTGATACAGAGGCTCAAGAAAGACCCCTTAGTCCAAGTAAATCCCAGACTCCAGGATCAAAAGACAAGGATGAAACACTCAGGAGGAGTCCATTGAAGACATGCCACCCAAAGGTCCTACCTCGAGAATCCTCCAGTGCTAAGCGATCCTGGCAGGAAGACTCTCCCCTGAAAACGTTTTCAATAGACATCAGCCCCCAAACAAAAGCCACTGAGGACCAACAAGGGAAGCCAACACCAGTgccaagacagaggaggagtCCCTCACATGCAGCAAAGCAGACATTGTCCCAAGACACTGACCTTAGCATAGACATCACCTATCCCCCTTTACCTTCACATCAAAGTAGTTCAGATTCCTCCACTTCACCACACTCCAAAAAAGCTTCAGAGAAGAATTTGAGTACCTTTACACGTCTTGCCAGATCTTTCATTCCTCAAGACCATCAGCACTATCTTGGCCCAAATGAGAAGGCACACATTCCTCGTTTTAATCAGACCAATGCAGAAAGTGAAGCTGTATACAGACCACAAAGTGCCAACAGAGATTTAGCGGGAAACCAGAGTGGAAATCCCACTGAGGGAAGTCCACCTGGAATGAGTTCTTGGGCTGTGCAAAACAAAGATGGAAATTCCTTCCAAGATGCTGCAACCGGGGCCTGGTCTCTGTCTCGAGCAAGTTCAGGCA GTCATAGTGAGAGTTCTAGTCCCATCATGTCAGCTCTTAAACAATTATCTCCAAGAAATGTGACGTCATCCAGAAGTCTGGAAAAGCTTGCCTCAGAAACAA GAGAAGGGAGAACCCACAGTAACTCAAGAGAACAAATGAATCTAAGTGTGGATGATG TTTCTTCACTTTCACCATCAGACTCTACTCTCTCCCATCCAGTGATAAAAACCAGTGCGTCAGTGCCTGCCCTTCAGCAGAATGAG ACAGACAGTGACGGTGCTTTTGACACCAACTTGGGATTTACAAGAAAAGCCAGCAGCTCCATGTCTAACATGAGTATCTCCTCGGGATTGGCCTCCATGTCGTCT GTCAGtggcagcatcagcagcatttACCCTTCTGACTTTGGTGACATTGAAGTCCAGGGAAGCATCCAGTTTGCTGTGAACTACATTCAGAACCTTGGAGAGTTCCACATCTTTGTGGTGCTCTGCAGAGATCTGGCAGTGGCCGACAACAAAAAGAACTGCTCTGACCC GTATGTGAAATGTTATCTTCTTCCTGATAAAACAAAGTTGGGAAAGAGAAAAACCACTGTTAAAAAGAAGATGTTAAATCCAACCTACAATGAAATCCTCAGG
- the sytl2a gene encoding synaptotagmin-like protein 2 isoform X4, which yields MIDLSFLSEEEQETVLSVLKRDAELKKTEEQRVQNLQKTVSDKSQLRYLTGEWFYETKQLRHPDRIHGSDIIRASMRHTHKPLTLLELSQMLPEKSSFVSSENKEVFVPPVLCGLLQEPHVQLNMEGDHNLNDYKSLQDSAKPGLQSPTKRKNPFNSELPFKEKDNELLDGTVNQSQTPNENVSERYHLEILSPAVSSFVSAERESGKPVHLETVSEEDCPSQDDSTDWSARHSICSVDATSDTKPSHNGSSMSSSLAVSPKPKQRLIRIFRRQQDKQKEELNISKQKDPSVTQNLSKMAADVPMDKPASVKQEAKPPEKVDVRTLQLTALQNTPFKETVTSADSSTQPEATKGRNTPFSARLFNQEAFFKRENTGPKIMFARDGARQDNIAKTEVVASQCPQIISQKKNINNVSPQTEMTMDQSEDKSLSPQTVGSVLVDLSRDDGTYRANPVFIDEETCASLTGSVTESQVSEPEENIISPVLPTVAVNTQKLEQDITVPLPRQSSSTHQEGQLAKISEPEHFGKKDYTRPKIIPGVKEASSSSIIIHKPVSPQFDLRSTLDNEEMSGTETETPSYKTKSNVLKSLKVTDKGFVSQSLDRSQLRSTGGTVDVPSPCHKYQVKVDTEAQERPLSPSKSQTPGSKDKDETLRRSPLKTCHPKVLPRESSSAKRSWQEDSPLKTFSIDISPQTKATEDQQGKPTPVPRQRRSPSHAAKQTLSQDTDLSIDITYPPLPSHQSSSDSSTSPHSKKASEKNLSTFTRLARSFIPQDHQHYLGPNEKAHIPRFNQTNAESEAVYRPQSANRDLAGNQSGNPTEGSPPGMSSWAVQNKDGNSFQDAATGAWSLSRASSGSHSESSSPIMSALKQLSPRNVTSSRSLEKLASETREGRTHSNSREQMNLSVDDVSSLSPSDSTLSHPVIKTSASVPALQQNETDSDGAFDTNLGFTRKASSSMSNMSISSGLASMSSVSGSISSIYPSDFGDIEVQGSIQFAVNYIQNLGEFHIFVVLCRDLAVADNKKNCSDPLKLKCNSDVIL from the exons ATGATCGACCTGAGCTTCCTgtcagaggaggagcaggagacCGTTCTGTCTGTGCTGAAAAGAGATGCTGAGCTGAAGAAGACTGAGGAGCAGCGTGTCCA GAATTTGCAGAAGACTGTGAGTGACAAAAGCCAGCTGAGGTACCTGACTGGAGAATGGTTCTATGAGACCAAGCAACTTCGCCATCCGGATCGCATCCATGGCTCCGACATCATCAGGGCGTCTATGAGGCACACACATAAACCACTAACTCTAT TGGAACTGTCACAGATGTTGCCTGAGAAGTCCAGTTTTGTcagcagtgaaaataaagaagtaTTTGTCCCACCGGTACTCTGTGGACTCCTTCAGGAACCTCATGTGCAGCTTAACATGGAGGG GGATCATAACCTGAATGATTATAAATCCCTGCAAGATTCTGCAAAACCAGGTTTACAGTCACCTACAAAG AGAAAAAATCCATTCAACAGTGAGCTTCCTTTTAAAGAAAAGGATAATGAGTTACTGGATGGAACAGTAAATCAAAGCCAGACACCAAATGAGA ATGTCTCTGAGCGTTATCATTTGGAAATACTAAGCCCTGCAGTGTCTAGCTTTGTTTCTGCTGAGCGGGAGTCAGGTAAGCCTGTACACCTGGAGACAGTGTCTGAAGAGGACTGTCCATCTCAGGATGATTCCACAGACTGGTCAGCCAGACACAGCATTTGTTCTGTTGATGCCACCTCAGATACCAAGCCCTCACATAATGGCAGTTCTATGAGTTCCTCTCTTGCTGTCTCACCAAAACCTAAACAGAGACTGATTAGAATTTTCAGAAGACAGCAGgataaacaaaaagaagagCTGAATATATCGAAACAGAAAGACCCAAGTGTCACACAGAATCTCTCCAAAATGGCTGCAGATGTGCCTATGGACAAACCTGCAAGTGTCAAACAAGAAGCTAAACCCCCTGAAAAAGTGGACGTCAGAACACTGCAACTTACAGCACTGCAGAACACTCCATTTAAAGAAACAGTGACCTCAGCAGATTCGAGCACTCAGCCGGAAGCGACAAAAGGCAGAAATACTCCATTTTCAGCGAGACTATTCAATCAGGAAGCATTCTTCAAGAGAGAAAACACTGGCCCAAAAATCATGTTTGCCAGAGATGGGGCAAGACAGGACAACATTGCCAAGACAGAAGTAGTAGCTTCACAGTGCCCTCAGATTATCTCTCAGAAGAAGAACATAAACAACGTCTCACCTCAAACGGAAATGACAATGGACCAGTCCGAAGACAAGAGTTTGTCCCCACAGACTGTCGGCAGTGTCTTAGTAGATTTATCGAGAGATGATGGCACATATAGAGCTAATCCAGTCTTCATCGATGAAGAAACATGTGCCTCTTTGACAGGCTCAGTAACAGAGTCCCAGGTTTCTGAACCAGAAGAAAATATCATCTCCCCTGTACTGCCCACTGTAGCTGTTAACACCCAAAAGCTAGAGCAAGATATTACAGTTCCCCTTCCAAGGCAGTCCAGTTCAACTCATCAGGAAGGCCAGCTAGCCAAGATCAGTGAGCCTGAGCATTTCGGGAAGAAGGACTATACTAGACCCAAGATAATCCCAGGAGTCAAGGAAGCTTCAAGCAGTTCAATAATTATACACAAACCAGTTTCCCCCCAGTTTGACCTCAGATCAACTTTAGACAATGAAGAAATGTCtgggacagagacagaaacaccCTCATACAAAACCAAGTCTAATGTCTTGAAATCATTAAAAGTGACAGACAAGGGGTTTGTCAGTCAGAGTCTAGACAGATCACAGCTTAGAAGCACTGGCGGTACGGTAGATGTACCGTCACCATGTCACAAATATCAAGTCAAGGTTGATACAGAGGCTCAAGAAAGACCCCTTAGTCCAAGTAAATCCCAGACTCCAGGATCAAAAGACAAGGATGAAACACTCAGGAGGAGTCCATTGAAGACATGCCACCCAAAGGTCCTACCTCGAGAATCCTCCAGTGCTAAGCGATCCTGGCAGGAAGACTCTCCCCTGAAAACGTTTTCAATAGACATCAGCCCCCAAACAAAAGCCACTGAGGACCAACAAGGGAAGCCAACACCAGTgccaagacagaggaggagtCCCTCACATGCAGCAAAGCAGACATTGTCCCAAGACACTGACCTTAGCATAGACATCACCTATCCCCCTTTACCTTCACATCAAAGTAGTTCAGATTCCTCCACTTCACCACACTCCAAAAAAGCTTCAGAGAAGAATTTGAGTACCTTTACACGTCTTGCCAGATCTTTCATTCCTCAAGACCATCAGCACTATCTTGGCCCAAATGAGAAGGCACACATTCCTCGTTTTAATCAGACCAATGCAGAAAGTGAAGCTGTATACAGACCACAAAGTGCCAACAGAGATTTAGCGGGAAACCAGAGTGGAAATCCCACTGAGGGAAGTCCACCTGGAATGAGTTCTTGGGCTGTGCAAAACAAAGATGGAAATTCCTTCCAAGATGCTGCAACCGGGGCCTGGTCTCTGTCTCGAGCAAGTTCAGGCA GTCATAGTGAGAGTTCTAGTCCCATCATGTCAGCTCTTAAACAATTATCTCCAAGAAATGTGACGTCATCCAGAAGTCTGGAAAAGCTTGCCTCAGAAACAA GAGAAGGGAGAACCCACAGTAACTCAAGAGAACAAATGAATCTAAGTGTGGATGATG TTTCTTCACTTTCACCATCAGACTCTACTCTCTCCCATCCAGTGATAAAAACCAGTGCGTCAGTGCCTGCCCTTCAGCAGAATGAG ACAGACAGTGACGGTGCTTTTGACACCAACTTGGGATTTACAAGAAAAGCCAGCAGCTCCATGTCTAACATGAGTATCTCCTCGGGATTGGCCTCCATGTCGTCT GTCAGtggcagcatcagcagcatttACCCTTCTGACTTTGGTGACATTGAAGTCCAGGGAAGCATCCAGTTTGCTGTGAACTACATTCAGAACCTTGGAGAGTTCCACATCTTTGTGGTGCTCTGCAGAGATCTGGCAGTGGCCGACAACAAAAAGAACTGCTCTGACCC tttaaaactgaaatgCAACTCTGATGTGATTTTATAG